Within the Arachis duranensis cultivar V14167 chromosome 10, aradu.V14167.gnm2.J7QH, whole genome shotgun sequence genome, the region tttcagaaaccatgaaaatcgaaaaaaaaaaacgaaacaaGAATACCAATGATAAACGCAGATAAAACAACAAATGAAAAGACAAAGAGAGAACGCAGATCGaacaaatttgataaaaaactcgttttcatggatgaagaagaagaagagtaggagaagaagaaggaagaggaggaggagaaggaggaacgcGAAGCACGCCATGAAAATCGTATATGAGCCGGCGTGCTTTTTGTTAAATTTCTCCCAACTTGTATGACTTGTAAACTAATGACTTGTAAACtaaatgacttgtatgtgtagcactcCCCTATCAATATACctacaaaagaaaaatcttaccaacaatggaaaacaaagaaataaaaaccaagaaaaaaaaaataagttttacTAGAAACTTGAAGCTAGCATAGGCCATTCTAAATTCTCAACCAATATGATAGTAACAGAAaaacaatttaataaaaaagaaaatagtttgCTTGAAAATTTATAACAGCCAATCAGCCATGTAATAATGAATATTTGGAGCACAAAGAACGGTAAAACATAGACCCTCCTCCTACATTCCCTGAATTTATACTCAACAtctatattaaagaaaaaagtgtccaaagatcaaaacaaaacaaaacttgTAAAAATTAACAGCAATAATTGAATCAAACTTATGCAGTGATCTGTTACTTTTAGGCCACAGCAGGCATGTCTTTGAGCCATGGATCCAGTGGCTTACCAATTGAGTACACAATGAATCCAATCTCACGAAGCTTATCCATATCCACAATGTTCCTTCCATCAAACACAAATGCTGGTTTCCTCATATTGTCATATATCTTCTGATAATCAAGATTCTTGAACTCATCCCACTCGGTTAGAATGCAAACACCATCTGCATCCTTTGTTGCCTCATACGCATCCCAAACCACATTCACCTTCTTCTCGGTTGTCGGGCTAGTTGGCTGCAGGTGGATAGGATGGTCCCAATCAAACTTGTTCATCCACAGATCCCTTTGGATTTGGTCCTCGGTCACCTGTGGATCATATATGCTCAGTCGGGCCTTATCGCCAAGTAGCCCCTTGCACACATCAATGGCCGGCGTCTCCCTAGTGTCTCCAGTGTCTTTCTTGAATGCAAATCCCAGAATGGCAATCTTCTTGTTTGCAACCGTGTTAAACATAGACGAAACCACACGGTTCACAAACCGGCTTTTCTGGTAATCATTGATCTTGATGACTTGTTTCCAGTACTCTGCCACCTCCGGAAGGCCATTGCACTCGCAGATGTAAACAAGGTTCAAGATATCTTTCTGGAAGCAGGATCCACCAAATCCAACACTAGCATTGAGGAACTTAGGTCCAATCCTTGTGTCTGTACCAACCGCAAAGGACACCTGTTTAACATTTGCACCGGTAGCCTCGCAGAGGGCCGACATGGCGTTAACTGATGAAATCCTTTGGGCCAAGAAAGCATTGGCAGCAAGCTTAGAGAGTTCTGCAGACCACAGGTTTGTGGTTAGGATCCTCTCCTCAGGAACCCAATGAGCATAAACTTCCTTCAATGTTTGAATGGCCTTCTGGCCTCCTGGGGTCTCCCTGCCTCCAATGAGAACTCGGTCCGGGTTGAAAAGATCTTGGATTGCCGTTCCCTCCGCAAGGAATTCCGGGTTTGAGAGAATCTGGAAGTTGATACCCTTGGCATTGTGAGTCAGAATTTTTTCTATGGCCTCAGCAGTTTTGACAGGGACAGTGGATTTCTCAACCACAATCTTGTCTGACTTAGAGACGTCGGCGATCATGCGAGCTGCGCTCTCCCAATATGTCAAATCTGCTGCTTTGCCGGCTCCAAGACCGCGAGTCTTAGTTGGGGTGTTGACAGAGACAAATACTATGTCAGCCTCAAATACATGTTTCTCTACATCAGTGCTGAAGAAGAGGTTCTTGCCACGACATTGCTTTACCACGTTGTCAAGGCCTGGCTCATATATTGGAAGCTGATCGCTGTTCCAGGCTGCAATGCGGGATTTAGAGATATCGACAACAGCCACCTCAATTGACGGGCACTTAAGTGCAATCACTGCCATTGTAGGACCCCCAACATATCCAGCCCCAATGCAGCAAATCTTCACCATTCTTACTTTCTGTATGGATCAGTAAAAATACAGCAAAAGCCAATTCAATATCTTTTGTATCAAATtatcaatcatatgttttctaGTACTAGCACAGCATAATTAGGGGATCGAGTAACAATTTTGAATTGTATTCCTCCTGGAGAACAAGGAGGCAAGGACACAATTGTTCATTTATCACTCATCCACTTTCTCCATCCTTGGATCTAAATAGTGTCTAAGtggacgataattttggtgtgtgtttcaATGGTAGATTTCAGACAATGATATCAATGATTCTGATTCTCTCTTCAGATTTAGAGGATTTTGTAAGCGGAAACAACTAAATGTTACTAATTTCCTGCAGATCGGAACtctatttaagggtttgtcACTGGCCAATGAATTAATGCGGATGAGTGATATAACCACTCAACCAACCCAATATGTATGTTGATGTTTTACAACCAAATTTGGTCCTTGTGGATCATTatatatcaaaacaaaaaattgtcACAGTGACATGAGATTGATGAAACaggaattaatttattttcttctaatCACAGAGgaagaatccaaaaagaaacGCTTTATACGAATCAAGATCTAATGCATGCAAATCTTAACAAATTATTGTCATGAATTAGATCCAGCGCTAAGTatagaaataaaaatgcttGTGATTTGTAATGTATCCTTACTGCAATAGATCCACATGCAAAGGAGCTTCAAACCAAACTCACGAAAACATTGAATTCAGCACATATTTGAACAACTTAACATACAAGAAAGACATAATGACTAAAGATCTATGAACTTTTACACTAATCAGAACAAAATCCACCAAATTAACAAGAGTTAACTACAcccatcacaaaaaaaaaaaacaaaagttcCAAATTCATATTGATTCAACTCTTCACAAGAATGATACTATAGTGAGAAAGATTAAAACTTTGACAAAAATCTTACTAAGAATCAGCAAATAAGGAAATGGGGTGTCAAGCGTTTACCTCTTTTGACAAAGTAAGGAACGAAGTGTAAGAGAAAGAGTGAGAAATGGAGAAAACGAAGAGCAGCTTATGTGGCAGAAGTGTTAGGACAAAGTTCTATTAATATAACCCAAAGAAAATGCAGGTTTTGTGGCTCTTATTACCAAAAAGGACAACCTTTCTTTGTGAAAGACTGAAAGCGATGCGTTTGGTGTAGAGGGGCTTTCTGCTGGAGTAGAAACAAGGGCAAAACGGGAAACTAAGTgaaattaaattacaaatttGCCATGAACTCAGGTTCCAATTTCCATtcattttgaaaagataaaataaaatttctgaCGCCTGACATCCTCGAGCATTTTCAGGGATCTGCCACATTGTTCATTAACCAATCAACATCATCACCAATTAAAAATCATTATTGGAATTATTATACTAATATGATTTAGGTAATTGCTATGTTGCTTACAAATATTTGCCTAACTTTTTAAAagagttaaaaattaatatttaattttaaaaatataaaaataaaaaattagtaaatattcaaaatttaccATATCAAGTAAATTAAGCAAAAGTTAGACACTATCTTATAAACATCATAGAATACActtatgatttattgattttaatctGGCTTTAGGTCTTAAATCTTGATCAAAATTGTATGATTCTCTACCGGGTTTCATTAAAGTGGTGGTGCAGGCTTCAACACTAAGAATGGACTTTGCTTGAAAACTAAGAAGAAAAACATGATGAGTGCATTTGAAGCTTATGAGCCTGTGagaaaagaaacataaaaatctTGAACTGTTCCAAGGCTTTAATTTGATGGCCTAATAAAGTGTCTACAATTTAGAGAGGTCCCTTTCTTCACCAAAGTCAGTAAGCCatgtttcataaaaaaataataaataattaaattaatcctGAAAAATCATCTGTTTTTAAAttgatcttatattttttaactgaatttattttttaaaagttttaagttaaTTATGTTAGTTCTTTCATCATTTTTGTTACTATGGcatcagaatttattaatatggtactttaaaaaataccacaacATATACTTAGTagttataattagttattaacacaataaatttataaaattatattaaattaattctaaatgGAGGGATTCTAATACCTTAAGGTATTTTTTAACTAAGTTTTAATTTGtgctaattttataaaattatcatataaataattaattaagatttcAGGGCATATGTTGTAATGTCATTTAACGTGCCACATTAGTAAATTTTAAGATTATCAACaaagaaaatgacaaaatattaacataattaatttaaaatctttaaaagacgaatttgattaaaataatttcaaaaaccaatttaaaaaacgaataatcttttagaaacgaatttgaccatttactctttaaaagatatataaaccaaaacaaaatagCCGGTAAACATTTCTCACGTAAATGATGGCTCTTTCATTTTGAGTTTTATTATAAATACGGAACTAGCGATCAAGTTagtctgaaaaaaaaattattttttaaatttgtttataaaagattttattagttaaattaattttttaaaaattataaattaatcatattcaTCCTTTGGATATTTTATTAGTGattttcataataattaatGATGTGAAATATTAACTAACAGTATATAATATCTGTCATATTTAATTAgacattaattatatatttaaaaaaatttattaatttaattttttaattaaataaatcttaATTCCAATATAATCTATAGACTAAAttgacaaatttttataaacatatctaattattattcaattagaCATACTAGATGTTATGTATATTgttagtttttactttttacgtCATCAATAAGCAACAAAAACGGCTAATAGAGTgacaaaaagataaatatgattaatttataatctttatttaattgataaaatcttttataaataaatttagagaataatttttataaattaatttgaccATTAAATCCATAAATAATATCTATGTATTTGTACATAATAATTTATCTAAGAGTAGGTTAGGTAGCCAAAAAATagtgtataatatatatatagcacAGAATAAATGCTAATCTCATGATAAGCAAGTGGAGTACACCTGCTTATCAATAACATACTTATCACTCAACCTTTTTTTCCATACATGTAGTAATTAATTTCATTCCCAAAATTTACTTCAATTCCTTCTAAATCAATTACatttatatcaattaaaatgTAATTGCTGTCTAGTAGATTAACATCCGAAAACACTATCAAATTGTGAAAAGATCAAAACTTTTCTTCCCATTTCATTCGAACCATAAACCCACGATCGAGAAAAACGAAAAGACGCAAAGAGGAAGAAACCAGCAGCTTCGACATCGGAGCATCGCATAGCCTTGTCTCCGATTTCTATATTATCTAGTTTCATGTTTCGATTAATTGGTATATTGGGCTCCATTATCAGTTGTTGCATGTGGCTTGATTCGATGTTAACTAAGAAAGTTTTGGTCTTTATCTCCCGTTGTTGGATTTGGGAAAAGGGAAAAGCTTGCAAAGATGTCGTTTTGGAGTGAAGATGAATGGAAGACATCAAAAAGggatttttttcgtttttataATCAGCCATGATTTTTCTGGGTGTTAcgatttctcctcttttttaTCTGTTCAACCGTGGTTTAATTTACTATTTTACGTGCTTGtgttttactttcttttaaGTTATTAATAATGTGACAAATGTaaagtagccatttgttcaagTTGTCTCCATACTTTGAAGGTCTCCACTAAAAAAGCCGAGTATCGCATAGCCTTATCTCCGACTCCTATAGTTATGTTATCTAGTTTCATGTTTCGATTAATTGGCATATTGAGGCTTTATTATCAGTTATTGCATGTGATTGGATTCGATGTTAACTATGAAAATTTTCGTCTTTATCTCACGCATGATGGGtttgagaaaagaaaaaatcttgCAAAGATGGCGTTTTGGGGGTAGAGATGAAGGGAAGGCATAGAAAAATGGGTTTTTTTCGTTTTTATAAGCAGCCATGATTTTTCTTGGGTGTTACGGTTctcctaattttttatatattcaacTGTGGTTTGATTTGCTATTTTGCATACTTGGTGTTGTGCTTTCTTTCAAGTTATTAATAATGTGACAAATATAAAGTAGTTATTTCGTTCAAGTTGCCTCCATACTTCGAAAATTTTCACTGGAAAAGCTGCGTCTCTAGGTGATAAAGTTGAGGCAAAGGAGTAAAACAAGAGCGAAATCGCTTTCATTCTAGCTACTTCAGGtacctttcctttttttttctttgtcaatTCTATTATGAGacagaaaaaaatatgaataaagtgttttttTTATCTCTGTCACCGAGATTATGTATTCTTTAATAGTTGATTGATAATAGTAGTTAACTATAGTAGGAGTACATAAGGAGTACTTAAGATTAGTGgcaaagtattttttttaggtttctgtttttattcatgttttaaaaaaaattcttctagATACGAATGCAATATAGATGTTATGCCTTGTTATTTGTGTTTACATTGAAATTTTGCATAAATTAGTACACATTCTTACATAATTGATGTCATAATGGTATATAGATAAACAAAttaattcactcaattttaattagttacttTAGCGAAATGAttatgagaataatggatatatTGTAAATAATCATAATTTTTGCATTGAACTAACTTAATTAGTGTGGTTATCACAACAATTACGGTAATAATAGAGAATGGGATATGAGGGATGATCATAATTTCATATGCAATCTCTTGATATCATACTTTTGTTCAAAGTTATTTGCAAGTAAAGTTGTTAGTTCAGGTGGATatcgaatttaaaattttctaaagaTTAGCGGTAAACTCTCAAAAAGTTGGACATGTAAATGGTATTTTGGGAGCTATTGTGATA harbors:
- the LOC107471209 gene encoding UDP-glucose 6-dehydrogenase 1 produces the protein MVKICCIGAGYVGGPTMAVIALKCPSIEVAVVDISKSRIAAWNSDQLPIYEPGLDNVVKQCRGKNLFFSTDVEKHVFEADIVFVSVNTPTKTRGLGAGKAADLTYWESAARMIADVSKSDKIVVEKSTVPVKTAEAIEKILTHNAKGINFQILSNPEFLAEGTAIQDLFNPDRVLIGGRETPGGQKAIQTLKEVYAHWVPEERILTTNLWSAELSKLAANAFLAQRISSVNAMSALCEATGANVKQVSFAVGTDTRIGPKFLNASVGFGGSCFQKDILNLVYICECNGLPEVAEYWKQVIKINDYQKSRFVNRVVSSMFNTVANKKIAILGFAFKKDTGDTRETPAIDVCKGLLGDKARLSIYDPQVTEDQIQRDLWMNKFDWDHPIHLQPTSPTTEKKVNVVWDAYEATKDADGVCILTEWDEFKNLDYQKIYDNMRKPAFVFDGRNIVDMDKLREIGFIVYSIGKPLDPWLKDMPAVA